In uncultured Methanobrevibacter sp., a single genomic region encodes these proteins:
- a CDS encoding RraA family protein, whose translation MTVSPKDLLNKNKNLNKRIELDKINLENVSIKDLSYNGDNYNEYINLMSLLENVTACQVSDAYNSISRRPGTIQSIKPINNQKVFGSIFTAETTSDDWGTSALAIDAAGEGDILFFKVDNEDKAIWGELASTCAKQNGIKSTVIYGSARDLDAMLYMDYPLFASNFCPNAGSALGLGTLNESIEVEGTIINPGDFFIGDESGVVVIPQQLFSQTMIASLGVKLKESKIIEDLSDGKTLAEIVGLK comes from the coding sequence ATGACAGTAAGTCCAAAAGATTTGTTAAATAAAAATAAAAATTTGAACAAACGTATAGAGTTAGATAAGATTAACTTGGAAAATGTTTCTATTAAAGATTTAAGTTATAATGGCGATAATTATAATGAATACATTAATTTGATGTCATTGCTTGAAAATGTTACAGCCTGTCAGGTTTCAGATGCATATAACAGTATTTCAAGAAGGCCGGGTACCATCCAATCCATCAAACCAATCAACAATCAGAAAGTCTTTGGATCTATTTTCACTGCAGAAACTACTAGTGATGATTGGGGTACATCCGCATTGGCTATTGATGCTGCTGGCGAAGGTGACATTTTATTCTTTAAGGTTGACAATGAGGATAAGGCCATTTGGGGTGAACTTGCTTCAACATGTGCCAAGCAAAACGGTATCAAGTCAACAGTGATATATGGCTCCGCCCGTGACCTGGATGCCATGTTGTATATGGATTATCCACTTTTTGCTTCCAATTTCTGTCCTAATGCAGGTTCTGCTTTAGGATTGGGCACCTTAAATGAAAGTATTGAAGTTGAGGGAACTATTATAAATCCTGGAGACTTTTTCATTGGTGATGAAAGCGGTGTTGTGGTCATACCTCAACAGTTGTTTTCCCAAACAATGATTGCTTCACTTGGCGTGAAACTAAAGGAGTCCAAAATTATAGAAGACCTTTCCGACGGGAAAACTTTGGCTGAAATTGTTGGGCTCAAATAG
- the dnaG gene encoding DNA primase DnaG, giving the protein MGKGEELTTTKYLIHAQITANGIVEKPDVVGAVFGQTEGLLSNDLDLRELQRTGRIGRIQVNIHSNSGRAKGEIVIPSSLDRVETAILAASLETINRVGPCEAEIHTTKVEDVRAVKREQVVNRAKEIYKKMVESVGPTSMKMIEEVREAMRVHEISEYGEDRLPAGPSIHSSDAIIVVEGRSDVLNLLKYGIKNTVAVEGVSVPRSIGELSKKRTTTAFVDGDRGGELILKELLQIGDVDYITRAPKGKEVEDLKKDEVLVALRDKVPTAQFLATTNILNDSNGNNNHKKDHNRHNKKHQKYNRHEKPAKVAEPEPEIEDDEVSLMKDMLKEFEGSGCGAILDEALNMTKEVEVENIYEEIKNIEGTADTVIFDGVISQRLVDAASEKGIKKLVAFKSMNIVKKPHNVKLITIN; this is encoded by the coding sequence ATGGGAAAAGGTGAAGAATTAACAACAACAAAATACTTAATTCATGCTCAAATTACCGCTAACGGTATTGTTGAAAAACCAGATGTTGTTGGCGCTGTCTTTGGGCAAACTGAAGGTTTACTTAGTAACGATTTAGATTTAAGAGAACTTCAAAGAACTGGAAGGATCGGAAGAATCCAGGTCAATATCCACTCAAACAGTGGAAGGGCAAAAGGTGAAATCGTAATTCCGTCCAGTTTGGACAGGGTGGAAACCGCCATTCTCGCTGCATCACTCGAAACTATCAACAGGGTAGGACCATGTGAAGCAGAAATTCACACAACAAAAGTTGAAGATGTAAGGGCCGTCAAAAGAGAACAAGTCGTCAACCGTGCAAAAGAAATCTATAAAAAGATGGTTGAAAGCGTTGGCCCAACCAGCATGAAAATGATTGAAGAGGTCAGGGAAGCCATGAGAGTTCATGAAATCTCTGAATACGGTGAAGATCGCCTTCCAGCTGGACCAAGCATCCACTCATCCGATGCAATTATTGTTGTAGAAGGACGTAGTGACGTTTTAAATTTACTTAAATACGGCATTAAAAATACCGTGGCTGTAGAAGGAGTTAGCGTACCTCGTTCCATTGGAGAATTAAGTAAAAAAAGAACCACAACAGCATTTGTTGATGGTGACAGAGGCGGAGAACTGATTTTAAAAGAACTTCTCCAAATCGGTGATGTTGACTACATTACCCGTGCACCTAAAGGAAAAGAAGTTGAAGACCTCAAAAAAGACGAAGTTTTAGTTGCACTCAGGGATAAAGTTCCAACAGCACAGTTCTTAGCAACAACCAACATCTTAAATGATTCCAATGGCAACAACAATCATAAAAAAGATCACAACAGACACAACAAAAAACATCAAAAATACAACCGCCATGAAAAACCGGCAAAAGTGGCTGAACCTGAACCTGAAATCGAAGATGATGAAGTCAGCCTCATGAAAGACATGCTAAAAGAATTTGAAGGATCCGGTTGCGGAGCTATTTTGGATGAAGCATTGAATATGACCAAAGAAGTTGAAGTTGAAAATATTTATGAAGAAATCAAAAATATTGAAGGAACCGCTGATACAGTCATATTTGATGGTGTAATCTCTCAAAGATTAGTTGATGCCGCATCAGAAAAAGGAATTAAGAAATTAGTTGCTTTTAAATCAATGAATATAGTTAAAAAACCACATAATGTGAAATTAATAACTATAAACTAA
- a CDS encoding MJ1255/VC2487 family glycosyltransferase, whose amino-acid sequence MILSIIIPTYNEEEYLPVLLDSIKSQSFDDYEIIVADANSTDKTREVAESYGCTVVDGGLPAVGRNNGAKIAKGEYLLFLDSDLELTEDYLRNALYEFRMERLGIAITQMTPMSNKIEDKIFHDFANYFMISVEKIKPHGAGCYGIIARKELHDRCNGFDEDLTFGEDTDYIERLAKIEPFKVLRNAKIGVSTRRLEEEGIETLIKQYGRSTVNDFLGKRTTAEELDYNFNHGHEKLTTTRFEKLSEATERINEIKGSYDDSIQKVNAARSRFKIRKNRPKKVVFYCICGEGMGHAIRSGVILDRIKEKYDVHIFSSDRAYEYLNSKFDNVHEIGGFNTVYINNKVNDFKTLANALKRNPTNMKIGYEHLYKLARSLRPDVIVTDFEIYASMVSKLLNIPMISLDNIHMITQAKIHYPPNKRIEMLKAKGVIKAYVVKPKFHILTSFFYPPVRAKKHAVIYPPVIREDILKLEPTNGDHIVVYQTSKESVKLVRKLKSLKNEKFIVYGFNVNKTDGNLTYKEFNEDVFYDDLASAKAVICNGGFTFISEAISLKKPIYSVPAIGNFEQALNGYYVERLGFGEYHEIMSAARVKSFLNKLPKYQKNLSKVKKTNNDGIIKELVYRIEKYS is encoded by the coding sequence ATGATTTTAAGCATTATCATACCTACCTACAATGAAGAGGAATATCTGCCTGTCTTACTGGATAGCATAAAAAGCCAAAGTTTTGACGACTATGAAATAATTGTGGCTGATGCGAATTCCACTGATAAAACAAGAGAAGTTGCTGAATCATACGGATGCACAGTGGTTGACGGAGGTCTTCCTGCAGTAGGTAGAAACAATGGTGCAAAAATAGCCAAGGGAGAGTATTTATTATTTCTGGATTCTGATTTGGAACTCACTGAGGATTATTTAAGAAATGCCCTATATGAATTCAGAATGGAAAGGCTCGGAATTGCCATCACACAGATGACACCAATGTCCAATAAGATTGAAGATAAAATATTCCACGATTTTGCAAACTACTTTATGATCAGTGTTGAAAAGATAAAACCCCATGGAGCAGGATGCTACGGAATAATTGCAAGAAAGGAACTCCATGACAGATGCAACGGTTTTGATGAAGACCTGACATTTGGTGAGGATACTGATTATATTGAACGATTAGCAAAAATAGAACCATTTAAAGTTCTTAGAAATGCAAAAATCGGTGTTTCAACCAGAAGATTAGAAGAGGAAGGTATTGAAACATTAATCAAACAATATGGTAGAAGTACTGTCAACGACTTTCTTGGAAAACGTACAACCGCAGAGGAACTTGACTATAACTTTAACCACGGCCATGAAAAACTTACTACAACCAGATTTGAAAAGCTGTCTGAAGCAACAGAGCGCATTAATGAAATTAAAGGAAGCTATGATGATTCAATTCAAAAGGTCAATGCGGCAAGATCACGCTTTAAAATCAGAAAAAACAGACCTAAAAAAGTGGTTTTCTACTGCATTTGCGGTGAAGGAATGGGTCATGCAATAAGAAGCGGAGTCATACTGGACAGGATTAAGGAAAAGTATGATGTGCATATATTTTCCAGCGACAGGGCATATGAATACTTAAATTCAAAATTTGACAATGTCCATGAAATTGGAGGATTCAATACAGTTTACATCAACAACAAGGTAAATGACTTTAAAACATTAGCCAATGCATTGAAAAGAAATCCTACCAATATGAAAATAGGCTATGAACATCTGTATAAACTAGCAAGAAGCCTAAGACCTGATGTTATTGTAACCGATTTTGAAATCTATGCCTCAATGGTGTCAAAACTTTTGAACATTCCTATGATAAGTTTGGACAACATCCACATGATTACCCAAGCAAAAATCCATTATCCACCAAACAAGAGGATTGAGATGCTTAAGGCAAAAGGAGTTATCAAGGCGTATGTAGTGAAACCAAAATTCCATATTTTAACAAGTTTCTTCTATCCGCCGGTCAGAGCAAAAAAGCATGCGGTAATCTATCCGCCGGTCATCCGTGAGGACATTCTCAAACTCGAACCAACAAATGGAGACCATATAGTTGTTTACCAAACAAGTAAAGAAAGTGTAAAATTGGTTCGCAAGCTCAAATCCCTTAAAAATGAGAAATTCATCGTATATGGATTCAATGTCAATAAAACTGATGGCAACCTCACATACAAAGAATTCAATGAAGACGTATTCTACGATGATCTGGCTTCCGCAAAAGCGGTTATCTGTAACGGAGGATTCACATTTATCTCTGAAGCGATTTCACTTAAAAAACCAATATATTCAGTGCCTGCCATCGGAAACTTTGAACAGGCATTAAACGGATACTATGTAGAACGTTTAGGTTTTGGAGAGTATCATGAGATAATGAGCGCTGCAAGAGTGAAAAGCTTTTTAAATAAACTTCCCAAATATCAGAAGAATCTTTCCAAAGTTAAAAAGACAAACAACGATGGAATAATCAAGGAATTAGTTTATAGAATAGAAAAATATTCATAG
- a CDS encoding Gar1/Naf1 family protein, which produces MKFLGNSLHVANSGKLIARSEKTPSPGGIVFDSKKKKIGKVSYVFGPTKKPYVSIRLFKSADRKSIEKNCGEKLFVSKPKSKKPRKRRMKARHKK; this is translated from the coding sequence ATGAAATTTTTAGGAAATAGTTTGCATGTGGCAAACTCTGGAAAATTAATAGCAAGGTCTGAAAAAACACCCTCACCAGGCGGAATAGTCTTTGACAGTAAAAAGAAGAAGATTGGTAAGGTAAGTTATGTTTTTGGACCTACTAAAAAACCATATGTTTCTATCAGATTGTTTAAATCCGCTGATAGAAAAAGTATTGAAAAGAATTGTGGTGAAAAACTATTTGTATCAAAACCAAAATCCAAAAAACCTAGAAAAAGGAGGATGAAAGCACGGCACAAAAAGTAG
- a CDS encoding zinc ribbon domain-containing protein, giving the protein MITCSVCGHLNDSSNAVCENCGSDLSDSPDWGFDMDDEYWD; this is encoded by the coding sequence ATGATAACATGCAGTGTTTGCGGACATCTGAATGACTCATCAAATGCGGTTTGTGAAAATTGCGGATCTGATTTGTCAGACAGTCCTGATTGGGGTTTTGATATGGATGATGAATACTGGGATTAA
- a CDS encoding transcription initiation factor IIB, producing MDDRRQRDVYDDSKQTVCPECGSEELIGDYERAEVVCARCGLVIDENLVDMGPEWRAFDHEQRDKRTRVGAPITYTIHDKGLSTMIDWRNKDIYGRDIPARNRAQWYRLRKWQRKIRISGATERNLAFALSELDRDSSRLGLPRSVREAASVVYRSAVDNKLIRGRSIEGVVAASLYAACRRCNVPRTLDEIAEVSRVTKKEVGRTYRFLTRELNIKLPPTSPVDYVPRFASELGLSGEAQSKAIEIIEKAMEKGLTSGRGPTGVAAAALYIASVLLGERKTQRDVAEIAGVTEVTIRNRYKELTEQLEMGVTL from the coding sequence ATGGATGACAGAAGACAAAGGGATGTTTATGATGATTCTAAGCAGACCGTATGTCCTGAATGTGGTTCTGAAGAATTAATTGGTGACTATGAAAGAGCAGAAGTTGTATGTGCTCGTTGTGGATTAGTCATTGATGAAAATTTAGTTGATATGGGTCCTGAATGGAGAGCATTTGACCACGAACAAAGAGACAAACGTACAAGAGTTGGAGCGCCAATTACATACACTATTCACGATAAAGGTTTAAGTACCATGATCGACTGGAGAAACAAAGATATCTACGGTCGTGATATTCCTGCAAGAAATAGAGCTCAATGGTATAGGTTAAGGAAATGGCAAAGAAAAATCAGAATTTCCGGTGCTACCGAAAGGAATTTGGCATTTGCATTAAGTGAACTGGATCGTGACTCCTCAAGATTAGGTCTTCCAAGAAGCGTAAGGGAAGCTGCAAGTGTAGTTTATAGAAGTGCAGTTGACAATAAATTGATTAGAGGAAGAAGTATTGAAGGGGTGGTGGCCGCTTCATTATATGCTGCTTGTAGACGTTGTAATGTACCACGTACATTGGATGAAATTGCTGAAGTTTCTCGTGTAACCAAAAAAGAGGTTGGAAGGACCTACAGGTTCTTAACCCGTGAATTGAATATTAAGTTACCTCCAACTTCTCCGGTTGATTATGTACCAAGGTTCGCATCAGAACTTGGACTTTCTGGTGAAGCACAATCCAAGGCTATTGAAATTATCGAAAAGGCTATGGAAAAAGGTTTGACCTCCGGTAGAGGTCCTACTGGTGTAGCTGCTGCTGCATTATACATTGCTTCCGTTTTACTCGGTGAGAGAAAAACACAAAGAGATGTAGCAGAAATTGCAGGAGTAACTGAAGTAACCATACGTAACAGGTACAAAGAACTAACTGAACAGTTAGAAATGGGAGTAACTTTATAG